One window from the genome of Paramormyrops kingsleyae isolate MSU_618 chromosome 3, PKINGS_0.4, whole genome shotgun sequence encodes:
- the pyroxd2 gene encoding pyridine nucleotide-disulfide oxidoreductase domain-containing protein 2 isoform X2, with protein sequence MDLELKKHGLKVYRRDPNSFTPLLEEAVGGKPPRSLLLGPDLEKNVQEIGKFSRNDAMAYPVFQNHLENLACAIHPLLDAPPVDIAGIAGGSLRRRLAALRTLRPLLQCGLKLGKNLPDFYELLTAPAQKVLNRWFESEPLKATLATDAVIGAMMSPKNPGSGYVLLHHVMGELEKERGAWGYVEGGMGGVSKAIANAAHAHGASLFTEREVEHLLVADDGRARGVALKDGSEVHSKVVLSNATPYVTFKRLTPQNALSPDFVRAVDQIDYTSPVTKINVAVDRLPDFLAAPNRARGLPGPHHQCSIHLNCENMDILEEAYQEARQGRPSTRPMLEMCIPSVLDPTLAPPGCHVVSIFSQYTPYWLGEGRAWTNEDREKFADSVFHCIELYSPGFRSSIVGKEVLAPPDLESIFGLTGGNIFHGAMSLDQLYLVRPLPSVSDYRSPIKGLYLCGSGCHPGGGVMGAAGWNAALTVLADLQRGGSG encoded by the exons ATGGACCTTGAGCTGAAG AAACACGGCTTGAAGGTGTACAGGCGTGACCCCAACTCGTTCACGCCCCTGCTGGAGGAGGCGGTGGGGGGGAAGCCCCCCCGCTCTCTGCTTTTGGGCCCTGACCTTGAGAAGAACGTGCAGGAGATTGGGAAGTTTTCCAGAAATGATGCCATG GCCTACCCTGTGTTCCAGAACCATCTGGAGAACCTCGCCTGTGCCATACACCCCCTGCTGGACGCCCCGCCCGTGGATATCGCTGGGATAGCTGGGGGGTCCCTGAGAAGACGATTGGCTGCTCTGCGGACCCTGCGGCCCCTTCTGCAGTGTG GTTTAAAACTGGGAAAGAACCTTCCAGACTTTTATGAGCTGCTCACAGCTCCAGCGCAAAAG GTGCTGAACCGCTGGTTCGAGTCGGAGCCACTCAAAGCGACGCTGGCCACAGACGCGGTGATCGGCGCCATGATGAGCCCCAAGAACCCGGGCAGCGG GTATGTGCTGCTGCACCATGTGATGGGAGAGCTGGAGAAGGAGCGAGGAGCTTGGGGCTATGTGGAAGGGGGCATGGGGGGCGTGTCCAAAGCAATTGCCAATGCGGCACATGCCCATGGAGCCTCCCTCTTCACTGAACGG GAAGTGGAGCACCTTTTGGTGGCTGACGATGGCCGCGCCCGCGGCGTCGCGCTCAAGGACGGCTCTGAGGTCCACAGTAAAGTCGTCCTGTCCAACGCCACACCGTATGTGACCTTCAAGCGGCTCACCCCTCAG AATGCCCTGTCCCCGGACTTTGTGAGAGCGGTCGATCAGATTGACTACACGTCTCCGGTTACCAAGATTAATG TTGCTGTGGATAGACtgcctgacttcctggctgcccCGAACAGAGCCCGCGGCCTGCCAGGCCCCCATCACCAATGCTCCATCCACCTGAACTGCGAGAACATGGACATTCTGGAGGAGGCGTATCAAGAGGCCAGGCAGGGCCGCCCCTCCACCAG ACCCATGCTGGAGATGTGCATCCCCTCTGTGCTGGACCCAACTCTGGCGCCCCCTGGCTGCCACGTTGTCTCCATCTTCAGCCAGTACACTCCCTATTGGCTGGGGGAGGGCCGTGCCTGGACCAATGAGGACCGGGAGAAGTTCGCAGACTCCG TTTTTCACTGTATTGAGCTCTACTCGCCTGGCTTCAGAAGCTCCATAGTGGGCAAGGAGGTTCTTGCTCCACCTGACCTGGAGAGCATTTTTGGGCTGACTGGAGGG AATATTTTTCACGGTGCCATGTCATTGGATCAGCTCTATCTGGTGCGACCTTTGCCCTCTGTCTCGGATTACCGCTCACCAATCAAAGGCCTGTATCTATGTGGCAGTGGATGTCATCCTG GTGGTGGCGTTATGGGTGCTGCAGGATGGAACGCCGCCCTGACTGTCCTGGCTGACTTGCAGCGGGGCGGAAGTGGCTGA
- the pyroxd2 gene encoding pyridine nucleotide-disulfide oxidoreductase domain-containing protein 2 isoform X1 translates to MAAMVQTGRAWLAAPALGTACRASHTAAPKPQYDAVVIGGGHNGLVAAAYLQKAGVETAVLERRHVLGGAAVSEEIIPGFRFSRASYLLSLLRPHIYMDLELKKHGLKVYRRDPNSFTPLLEEAVGGKPPRSLLLGPDLEKNVQEIGKFSRNDAMAYPVFQNHLENLACAIHPLLDAPPVDIAGIAGGSLRRRLAALRTLRPLLQCGLKLGKNLPDFYELLTAPAQKVLNRWFESEPLKATLATDAVIGAMMSPKNPGSGYVLLHHVMGELEKERGAWGYVEGGMGGVSKAIANAAHAHGASLFTEREVEHLLVADDGRARGVALKDGSEVHSKVVLSNATPYVTFKRLTPQNALSPDFVRAVDQIDYTSPVTKINVAVDRLPDFLAAPNRARGLPGPHHQCSIHLNCENMDILEEAYQEARQGRPSTRPMLEMCIPSVLDPTLAPPGCHVVSIFSQYTPYWLGEGRAWTNEDREKFADSVFHCIELYSPGFRSSIVGKEVLAPPDLESIFGLTGGNIFHGAMSLDQLYLVRPLPSVSDYRSPIKGLYLCGSGCHPGGGVMGAAGWNAALTVLADLQRGGSG, encoded by the exons ATGGCTGCTATGGTCCAGACTGGCCGTGCGTGGCTCGCCGCCCCCGCCCTGGGGACAGCCTGCAGAGCCAGTCACACGGCAGCGCCGAAGCCCCAGTACGACGCCGTGGTCATCGGAGGAG GGCACAACGGACTGGTAGCA GCAGCGTACCTGCAGAAGGCTGGTGTGGAGACGGCTGTCTTGGAACGCCGGCATGTTCTGGGGGGGGCCGCGGTGTCCGAGGAGATCATCCCAG GCTTCCGCTTCTCCCGGGCCTCCTACCTGCTCAGTCTCCTGCGGCCACACATCTATATGGACCTTGAGCTGAAG AAACACGGCTTGAAGGTGTACAGGCGTGACCCCAACTCGTTCACGCCCCTGCTGGAGGAGGCGGTGGGGGGGAAGCCCCCCCGCTCTCTGCTTTTGGGCCCTGACCTTGAGAAGAACGTGCAGGAGATTGGGAAGTTTTCCAGAAATGATGCCATG GCCTACCCTGTGTTCCAGAACCATCTGGAGAACCTCGCCTGTGCCATACACCCCCTGCTGGACGCCCCGCCCGTGGATATCGCTGGGATAGCTGGGGGGTCCCTGAGAAGACGATTGGCTGCTCTGCGGACCCTGCGGCCCCTTCTGCAGTGTG GTTTAAAACTGGGAAAGAACCTTCCAGACTTTTATGAGCTGCTCACAGCTCCAGCGCAAAAG GTGCTGAACCGCTGGTTCGAGTCGGAGCCACTCAAAGCGACGCTGGCCACAGACGCGGTGATCGGCGCCATGATGAGCCCCAAGAACCCGGGCAGCGG GTATGTGCTGCTGCACCATGTGATGGGAGAGCTGGAGAAGGAGCGAGGAGCTTGGGGCTATGTGGAAGGGGGCATGGGGGGCGTGTCCAAAGCAATTGCCAATGCGGCACATGCCCATGGAGCCTCCCTCTTCACTGAACGG GAAGTGGAGCACCTTTTGGTGGCTGACGATGGCCGCGCCCGCGGCGTCGCGCTCAAGGACGGCTCTGAGGTCCACAGTAAAGTCGTCCTGTCCAACGCCACACCGTATGTGACCTTCAAGCGGCTCACCCCTCAG AATGCCCTGTCCCCGGACTTTGTGAGAGCGGTCGATCAGATTGACTACACGTCTCCGGTTACCAAGATTAATG TTGCTGTGGATAGACtgcctgacttcctggctgcccCGAACAGAGCCCGCGGCCTGCCAGGCCCCCATCACCAATGCTCCATCCACCTGAACTGCGAGAACATGGACATTCTGGAGGAGGCGTATCAAGAGGCCAGGCAGGGCCGCCCCTCCACCAG ACCCATGCTGGAGATGTGCATCCCCTCTGTGCTGGACCCAACTCTGGCGCCCCCTGGCTGCCACGTTGTCTCCATCTTCAGCCAGTACACTCCCTATTGGCTGGGGGAGGGCCGTGCCTGGACCAATGAGGACCGGGAGAAGTTCGCAGACTCCG TTTTTCACTGTATTGAGCTCTACTCGCCTGGCTTCAGAAGCTCCATAGTGGGCAAGGAGGTTCTTGCTCCACCTGACCTGGAGAGCATTTTTGGGCTGACTGGAGGG AATATTTTTCACGGTGCCATGTCATTGGATCAGCTCTATCTGGTGCGACCTTTGCCCTCTGTCTCGGATTACCGCTCACCAATCAAAGGCCTGTATCTATGTGGCAGTGGATGTCATCCTG GTGGTGGCGTTATGGGTGCTGCAGGATGGAACGCCGCCCTGACTGTCCTGGCTGACTTGCAGCGGGGCGGAAGTGGCTGA